A window of the Rhizobium brockwellii genome harbors these coding sequences:
- a CDS encoding SPOR domain-containing protein — translation MADKQLAYDTRGKNDLFADDDPLAELARIVGFEPRVAANTVTETARREPALDLEDELGREFDRYDSPRPLAELDRPAEPISDDVTPEDYVEPVLDASPAAEHAEAPEPVSVSVAAVEVEEAALPAAGNADTSAADWAEQLSPEPDASVQSAFGGARDLIEELELSIGAAPVSSLAQPAKAPQWSAASIRLPLANFHAPRREEPVVLPEPVPETVAAPVAEAPSADLPAVEPQPVIEPPALVAAVEPSEEFESASPSLGFPAELDRHDEVIAPEETAEAEEFAEVEEELEDFGSDAGFNLIAAAVEGEIQADAALTEVVPDVPHTAGTFDLDDLLADVSRYPVPQRANPAPVSPQPASIEAAPVPAAPAAAESVQSEVIAPPPLAAAPVRPAPVEPAPVYAQAVRPVAPQLAEVVTPQPAATAYSPAPQPVPEADDPFAGHDFELDLAGIELELTDLDFSEPSEPVPQPEPPAPAPQQAAAVVPRPAPVFAPEPPALAFEQAAAAPARAAAAFVPEPPAPAPTPAPAFNWASVSDSTEDLPFDPAMISDPEDRPEAVDDMHVPALPPVEQPAPVAKSADFDFDLDAEIASFFEPAKPRQTPTPVRDTAAAAAQPVKPTIADGLDDFERALEEDFRRSVREPVERRETSEVRIESASQAADFSRARSMRRLLAGAVVLVVFAGVGYGVYSSVWNGEGLGIVASGEPRVIAADKEPVKVVPENPGGKTVPNQDKAVYDRVAGSAEEPKQKALVSSDEAPVDVVQRTLTPESLPEDDENANADDQVTPTAVGETEDPRLLPTQDNADNASATDADKTPSVSPRKVRTMIVKPDGTLVAREEPSPVDQPTPSAQATPSAPATQSAQAMQSAQAMPPLTAPSTPSAQSAPPVPPVGGTAASFPARAEVASADARSAAPVEPAPVQPPLAGSADAQAANPAPVAPPVRPVKTAPTADTAPIPTARPADQPVNVVGTVTEKGNVRPTTQQPKTTEVAAAAPVAAKPQQQPASAGGYGIQIASLPSEDEATKSYANLSKKFASVLGGRSHEIRRADIAGKGTFYRVRIPAGSKDEAAALCEQYRAAGGSCLISK, via the coding sequence ATGGCTGATAAACAACTTGCGTATGATACGCGCGGAAAAAACGACCTGTTTGCCGACGATGATCCGTTGGCTGAACTTGCCCGGATCGTCGGCTTCGAGCCGCGTGTTGCGGCGAATACTGTGACTGAGACCGCACGCCGCGAGCCCGCCCTCGATCTCGAAGACGAGCTTGGGCGCGAGTTCGATCGCTACGATTCGCCACGTCCGCTCGCAGAGCTCGACCGGCCCGCCGAGCCGATCTCTGATGATGTCACTCCTGAAGATTACGTTGAGCCCGTTCTCGATGCTTCTCCCGCTGCCGAACATGCAGAGGCTCCTGAGCCGGTTTCGGTTTCCGTCGCCGCCGTTGAGGTTGAAGAAGCAGCTTTGCCTGCCGCAGGGAATGCGGATACATCTGCCGCCGACTGGGCGGAGCAGCTTTCCCCCGAGCCCGATGCGTCGGTGCAATCGGCCTTCGGCGGTGCGCGGGACCTGATAGAGGAGCTTGAGCTTTCGATCGGCGCAGCACCGGTCTCTTCGCTGGCGCAGCCCGCCAAGGCGCCGCAATGGTCGGCTGCCAGCATCAGGCTGCCGCTTGCCAATTTCCACGCCCCGAGGCGCGAGGAGCCGGTTGTTTTGCCGGAGCCTGTCCCCGAAACGGTCGCCGCACCGGTTGCTGAAGCACCGTCCGCCGATCTTCCTGCTGTCGAGCCTCAACCTGTCATCGAGCCGCCGGCGCTTGTCGCCGCTGTCGAGCCTTCCGAGGAGTTCGAATCCGCTTCGCCGTCACTTGGCTTTCCCGCCGAGCTTGATCGCCATGATGAGGTGATCGCGCCGGAAGAGACTGCCGAGGCCGAAGAATTCGCCGAAGTCGAGGAAGAGCTGGAGGATTTCGGGTCCGACGCCGGTTTCAATCTCATCGCCGCCGCCGTCGAAGGCGAGATCCAGGCCGATGCCGCGCTGACTGAGGTCGTGCCTGATGTTCCGCACACCGCCGGCACGTTCGATCTCGACGATCTGCTCGCCGACGTCTCGCGTTATCCGGTACCGCAACGTGCCAATCCGGCGCCTGTCTCGCCGCAGCCCGCATCGATCGAGGCAGCGCCCGTTCCGGCCGCCCCCGCGGCCGCCGAATCTGTTCAGTCCGAGGTGATTGCGCCCCCGCCGCTCGCCGCGGCACCCGTCCGGCCTGCTCCGGTCGAGCCGGCACCGGTCTATGCCCAAGCCGTAAGACCGGTCGCGCCGCAGCTTGCCGAGGTCGTTACGCCCCAGCCTGCCGCAACGGCATATTCGCCGGCGCCGCAGCCGGTACCGGAAGCCGACGACCCCTTCGCCGGCCATGATTTCGAGCTGGATCTTGCCGGCATCGAGCTGGAACTCACCGATCTCGATTTCTCTGAGCCGTCCGAGCCAGTGCCGCAGCCTGAGCCGCCAGCCCCTGCTCCCCAGCAGGCCGCGGCCGTCGTTCCTCGGCCCGCTCCCGTTTTTGCTCCTGAGCCGCCGGCTCTTGCTTTTGAGCAGGCTGCTGCCGCTCCTGCACGGGCCGCTGCGGCCTTCGTTCCTGAACCGCCGGCTCCAGCTCCAACTCCAGCTCCGGCTTTCAACTGGGCGTCTGTCTCCGACTCGACCGAAGACCTGCCATTCGATCCGGCGATGATCTCCGATCCGGAGGATCGTCCCGAGGCCGTCGACGACATGCACGTGCCGGCGCTGCCGCCCGTCGAGCAGCCCGCGCCGGTCGCGAAGTCTGCCGATTTCGATTTCGATCTCGACGCCGAGATCGCCAGCTTCTTTGAACCGGCCAAGCCGCGGCAAACGCCGACGCCAGTTCGGGATACGGCTGCGGCCGCGGCACAGCCGGTCAAGCCCACCATCGCCGATGGCCTCGATGATTTCGAACGGGCGCTGGAGGAGGATTTCCGCCGCAGCGTGCGTGAGCCGGTCGAGCGCCGCGAGACTTCCGAGGTTCGTATCGAATCGGCAAGTCAGGCCGCTGATTTCAGCCGCGCCCGGTCGATGCGCCGGCTGCTTGCCGGGGCCGTCGTGCTCGTGGTCTTCGCCGGTGTCGGTTATGGTGTCTATTCCTCCGTCTGGAACGGCGAGGGGCTCGGCATTGTCGCGTCCGGCGAGCCGCGTGTGATCGCCGCCGACAAGGAGCCGGTCAAGGTCGTTCCGGAGAATCCTGGCGGCAAGACCGTGCCGAACCAGGATAAGGCCGTCTACGACCGTGTTGCGGGTTCTGCCGAAGAGCCGAAGCAGAAGGCGCTCGTTTCTTCTGACGAGGCGCCCGTCGATGTCGTCCAGCGCACGCTGACACCGGAATCGCTGCCTGAAGACGATGAGAACGCCAACGCCGACGATCAGGTCACGCCGACTGCGGTCGGTGAGACGGAGGATCCGCGTCTCTTGCCAACCCAGGACAATGCCGACAACGCTTCGGCAACCGACGCCGACAAGACGCCGTCCGTTTCGCCGCGCAAGGTCCGCACGATGATCGTCAAGCCTGACGGTACGTTGGTTGCCCGCGAGGAACCATCGCCCGTCGACCAGCCGACACCCTCTGCCCAGGCGACACCGTCTGCCCCGGCGACCCAGTCTGCCCAGGCAATGCAGTCTGCCCAGGCGATGCCGCCGTTGACGGCTCCGTCGACCCCGTCCGCGCAATCGGCTCCGCCTGTGCCGCCCGTCGGTGGAACGGCCGCAAGCTTCCCGGCAAGAGCCGAGGTTGCTTCCGCCGATGCGCGTTCCGCAGCCCCCGTCGAACCCGCGCCGGTACAGCCGCCGCTCGCCGGCAGTGCTGACGCGCAGGCCGCAAACCCCGCTCCGGTCGCTCCGCCGGTGCGCCCGGTCAAGACCGCGCCCACTGCCGATACCGCCCCAATCCCGACCGCCCGTCCGGCTGACCAGCCCGTCAACGTCGTCGGCACGGTAACCGAGAAGGGTAATGTCCGCCCGACCACACAGCAGCCGAAGACGACTGAAGTCGCGGCCGCAGCACCAGTCGCCGCAAAGCCGCAGCAACAGCCCGCATCCGCCGGCGGCTACGGCATCCAGATCGCCTCGCTGCCTTCGGAAGACGAGGCGACCAAATCATATGCCAACCTGTCGAAGAAATTCGCCAGCGTGCTTGGCGGCCGCAGCCACGAGATCCGCAGGGCCGATATCGCCGGCAAGGGCACTTTCTACCGTGTCCGCATTCCAGCAGGTTCCAAGGACGAGGCCGCGGCACTCTGCGAACAGTATCGCGCGGCGGGCGGAAGCTGCTTGATCTCCAAGTAA
- the erpA gene encoding iron-sulfur cluster insertion protein ErpA, whose amino-acid sequence MTDTSVTLSDAAAKRIAAIVGAEAGKSALRVSVEGGGCSGFSYKFDLADSADDDDIIVEKNDAKVLIDSLSLVYMAGSEIDFVDNLLGQSFQIKNPNAVASCGCGTSFSI is encoded by the coding sequence ATGACGGATACGAGTGTAACCCTTTCAGATGCCGCGGCAAAGCGTATCGCTGCGATCGTCGGCGCCGAAGCCGGCAAGAGCGCCTTGCGCGTTTCCGTCGAAGGCGGCGGCTGTTCGGGCTTTTCCTACAAGTTCGATCTTGCCGACAGCGCTGATGACGACGACATCATCGTCGAAAAGAACGATGCCAAGGTGCTGATCGACAGCCTTTCGCTCGTCTACATGGCGGGCTCGGAGATCGACTTCGTCGACAATCTGCTTGGCCAGTCCTTCCAGATCAAGAACCCGAATGCGGTGGCAAGCTGCGGCTGCGGCACCAGTTTCTCGATCTGA
- the argS gene encoding arginine--tRNA ligase: MNLFTDFEARIKTALEQIDLVREKRSELDFGRITVEPPRDASHGDVATNAAMVLAKVLGTNPRALADVIIAKLKEDADVADVSVAGPGFINIRLAVGYWQRLLASMIGAGTDYGRSSLGKGKKVNVEYVSANPTGPMHVGHCRGAVVGDALANLLAFAGYGVEKEYYINDAGSQIDVLARSVFLRYREALGEKIGEIPSGLYPGDYLVPVGQSLAADYGVRLHNMPEDQWMPIVKDRTIDAMMVMIRDDLAALNVHHDVFFSERTLHANGAAAIRTAINDLTFKGYVYKGTLPPPKGQLPEDWEDREQTLFRSTEVGDDIDRPLIKSDGSYTYFAADVAYFKNKFDRGFDEMIYVLGADHGGYVKRLEAVARGVSDGKAKLTVLLCQLVKLYRNGEPVKMSKRSGDFVTLRDVVEEVGRDSVRFMMLYRKNSEPLDFDFAKVTEQSKDNPVFYVQYAHARCMSVFRQAREAFADLDVSPENLAKTVAGIGDPAELQLVAKLAEFPRIVEAAAQSQEPHRVAFYLYDVASSFHAHWNKGKDQPELRFVNDKNRESSIARLGLVYAVASVLKSGLAITGTAAPDEMR; encoded by the coding sequence ATGAACCTTTTTACCGACTTCGAAGCCCGGATCAAAACCGCCCTTGAACAGATCGATCTGGTCAGGGAAAAGCGATCTGAGCTCGATTTCGGCCGCATCACCGTCGAGCCGCCGCGTGACGCGAGCCATGGCGATGTGGCGACCAATGCCGCAATGGTGCTGGCAAAAGTGCTCGGAACCAACCCGCGCGCGCTGGCCGACGTCATCATCGCCAAGCTCAAGGAAGATGCCGACGTCGCCGATGTCTCGGTCGCGGGTCCCGGCTTCATCAACATCCGTCTCGCCGTCGGCTACTGGCAGCGGCTGCTCGCCTCGATGATCGGCGCCGGCACCGATTACGGCCGCTCGTCGCTCGGCAAGGGCAAGAAGGTCAATGTCGAATATGTCTCGGCCAATCCGACCGGCCCGATGCATGTCGGCCATTGCCGTGGCGCCGTCGTCGGCGACGCGCTCGCCAACTTGCTGGCTTTTGCCGGTTATGGCGTCGAGAAGGAATATTACATCAACGATGCCGGTTCGCAGATCGACGTGCTCGCCCGCTCCGTCTTCCTGCGCTATCGCGAAGCGCTCGGCGAAAAGATCGGCGAAATCCCCTCGGGTCTCTATCCCGGCGACTATCTCGTGCCCGTCGGCCAGTCGCTTGCCGCCGATTACGGCGTGCGGCTGCACAACATGCCGGAAGACCAATGGATGCCGATCGTCAAGGATCGCACCATCGATGCGATGATGGTGATGATCCGCGACGATCTGGCGGCGCTGAACGTCCATCACGACGTCTTCTTCTCCGAGCGCACCCTGCATGCCAATGGCGCGGCCGCGATCCGCACGGCGATCAACGACCTGACCTTCAAGGGTTATGTCTACAAGGGCACGCTGCCGCCGCCGAAGGGTCAGCTTCCCGAGGACTGGGAGGATCGCGAACAGACACTGTTCCGTTCGACCGAGGTGGGCGACGATATTGACCGGCCGCTGATCAAGTCGGATGGCTCCTATACCTATTTCGCCGCCGACGTTGCCTATTTCAAGAACAAGTTCGACCGTGGTTTCGACGAGATGATCTACGTGCTTGGTGCCGACCATGGCGGTTACGTCAAGCGCCTGGAAGCGGTTGCACGCGGCGTTTCGGACGGTAAGGCGAAGCTGACGGTGCTCCTCTGCCAGCTCGTCAAGCTCTATCGCAACGGCGAGCCGGTGAAGATGTCGAAACGCTCGGGCGATTTCGTCACGCTTCGGGACGTCGTCGAAGAAGTCGGGCGTGATTCGGTCCGGTTCATGATGCTTTACCGCAAGAATTCCGAACCGCTCGACTTCGATTTCGCCAAAGTGACGGAACAATCGAAAGATAATCCGGTCTTCTACGTGCAATATGCACATGCTCGCTGCATGTCGGTCTTCCGGCAGGCGAGGGAGGCCTTTGCCGACCTCGATGTTTCGCCGGAAAATCTCGCGAAAACCGTTGCAGGCATTGGCGATCCGGCTGAATTGCAGCTGGTCGCCAAGCTTGCAGAATTCCCGCGTATCGTTGAGGCGGCGGCCCAGTCGCAGGAGCCGCATCGCGTCGCTTTTTACCTCTACGACGTCGCCAGTTCCTTCCACGCGCACTGGAACAAAGGTAAAGATCAGCCGGAATTACGATTTGTTAATGATAAAAACCGAGAATCAAGTATTGCCAGACTTGGGCTGGTGTACGCCGTCGCGTCGGTTTTGAAGTCGGGACTTGCCATTACAGGCACTGCCGCACCGGACGAAATGCGATAA
- the nagZ gene encoding beta-N-acetylhexosaminidase produces the protein MTESKAMILGCSGLALTSEEKAFYRGERPWGFILFGRNISEARQITDLVAELRDSVGWHAPVLIDQEGGRVQRIRPPVLARYPSGQVLGDLYRRDRALGLRAAWLMSRLHAFDLSSLGIDVDCLPVLDVPVEGSSNVIGDRAYGADPETVIAMGRAAAEGLKAGGLLPVMKHMPGHGRGFADSHLELPVVTISRDELELHDFPPFVAMKDELMAMTCHLVFTAIDPDNPATCSRKVIDGIIRKHIGFNGLLLSDDSSMNALSGTIGERAANIIAGGCDIVLHCNGNMDEMLDVVANVPPLAGISLARAKAVEAGFAAADTSDEAELRAEFEAMFATV, from the coding sequence ATGACCGAATCAAAAGCGATGATCCTTGGCTGCAGCGGCCTTGCCCTCACTTCCGAAGAGAAGGCCTTTTACCGGGGCGAACGACCCTGGGGCTTCATCCTCTTCGGGCGCAACATCTCCGAAGCAAGACAGATCACCGATCTCGTCGCCGAACTGCGCGACAGCGTCGGCTGGCATGCGCCGGTGCTGATCGACCAGGAGGGCGGCCGCGTCCAGCGCATCCGTCCACCCGTTCTAGCGCGTTATCCTTCCGGCCAAGTGCTCGGCGATCTCTATCGCCGCGATCGCGCACTCGGCCTGCGCGCCGCCTGGCTGATGTCGCGGCTGCACGCCTTCGACCTTTCGAGCCTCGGCATCGATGTCGATTGCCTGCCGGTGCTGGATGTGCCGGTCGAGGGCAGCAGCAACGTCATCGGCGACCGTGCCTATGGCGCCGATCCCGAAACCGTCATCGCGATGGGAAGGGCGGCTGCCGAAGGGCTGAAAGCCGGCGGTCTGTTACCTGTCATGAAACATATGCCCGGCCATGGTCGCGGCTTTGCCGATTCACATCTGGAACTGCCTGTTGTCACCATCTCGCGCGATGAGTTGGAGCTCCATGATTTTCCGCCCTTTGTCGCGATGAAGGACGAGTTGATGGCAATGACCTGCCATCTCGTCTTCACCGCCATCGACCCGGACAATCCGGCGACGTGCTCGCGCAAGGTGATCGACGGCATCATCCGCAAGCACATCGGCTTTAACGGTCTGCTGCTCTCCGACGACAGCTCGATGAACGCTCTTTCCGGCACGATCGGTGAACGCGCGGCGAATATCATTGCAGGCGGATGCGATATTGTGCTGCATTGCAACGGCAATATGGACGAGATGCTAGATGTCGTGGCAAATGTTCCGCCGCTCGCCGGCATATCGCTTGCCCGCGCAAAAGCGGTGGAAGCAGGATTCGCGGCGGCGGATACTTCAGATGAAGCGGAATTGAGGGCGGAATTCGAAGCGATGTTTGCGACGGTCTGA
- the scpB gene encoding SMC-Scp complex subunit ScpB: MIDPKGEEHFEDNFEERGRDVQAEIEAERIAEALVFASSQPVSEGFLAERLPEKTDVHAIMLRLKEQYAPRGVNLLQVEGAWAFRTAADLSFVIRRDDNEVKKLSRAALEVLAIIAYHQPVTRAEIEDIRGVQTSRGTLDVLMEAGWVRFRGRRRTPGRPVTLGTTRDFLDHFGLEELRDLPGLEELKGAGLLSGRIPANFNIPSPLMNDELTEDEDPITQMDLEELGLLAPRGTSED, encoded by the coding sequence TTGATCGATCCGAAGGGCGAAGAGCATTTCGAGGACAATTTCGAAGAAAGGGGCCGCGACGTGCAGGCCGAGATCGAGGCCGAGCGTATCGCCGAGGCGCTGGTCTTCGCCTCCTCGCAGCCGGTCTCCGAAGGCTTCCTCGCCGAGCGCCTGCCCGAGAAGACCGACGTGCATGCGATCATGCTGCGCCTGAAGGAGCAATATGCGCCGCGGGGCGTCAATCTCCTGCAGGTCGAAGGCGCCTGGGCCTTCCGTACGGCCGCCGATCTGTCCTTCGTCATCCGCCGTGATGACAATGAGGTAAAGAAGCTGTCGCGCGCAGCACTGGAAGTGCTGGCGATCATCGCCTATCACCAGCCGGTGACACGCGCAGAAATCGAGGATATCCGAGGCGTCCAGACCTCGCGTGGCACGCTCGACGTGCTGATGGAAGCCGGCTGGGTGCGGTTCCGTGGCCGCCGGCGCACACCGGGCCGGCCGGTGACATTGGGCACGACACGCGATTTCCTCGACCATTTCGGTCTCGAAGAGCTGCGCGACCTGCCCGGTCTCGAAGAATTGAAGGGAGCGGGCTTGCTCTCGGGCCGCATACCAGCGAACTTCAATATTCCCTCGCCGTTGATGAACGACGAACTGACCGAGGACGAAGACCCGATCACCCAGATGGACCTCGAGGAACTGGGGTTGCTCGCACCGCGCGGCACCTCCGAAGATTGA
- a CDS encoding twin-arginine translocase TatA/TatE family subunit, with protein sequence MGSFSMWHWLIVLVIVLLLFGRGKIPELMGDVAKGIKSFKKGMTDEDVPDTAKTVDHKADETK encoded by the coding sequence ATGGGTTCTTTTAGCATGTGGCACTGGTTGATCGTTCTGGTCATCGTGCTGTTGTTGTTCGGTCGCGGCAAGATCCCGGAACTGATGGGCGACGTTGCCAAGGGCATCAAGAGCTTCAAGAAGGGCATGACGGACGAAGACGTGCCGGACACGGCAAAGACCGTCGATCACAAGGCCGACGAAACGAAGTAA
- a CDS encoding segregation and condensation protein A — protein MNTVKGTERPQAATPMDKLWQDNGAERATHEPALVIDVAGFEGPLDLLLYLARNQKVDLSRISVLALAEQYLLFIESARRIRIELAADYLVMAAWLAYLKSKLLIPQQIKDDGPSGEELAATLAFRLKRLEAMRQAADGLVNRNRLGRDIFVRGAPEHIPDRQQSAYAASLYDLLTAYAALRQRHAVTQVTIERRTVWSLTDARELLTKMIGEVADWTAMEHYLLRYLAAPEERVTAIASAFAASLELVREGKLEIRQDGAFQPIYMRRGPKHATLQVVEQEQPA, from the coding sequence GTGAACACGGTCAAGGGCACGGAACGTCCGCAGGCGGCAACGCCGATGGACAAGTTGTGGCAGGATAACGGTGCCGAACGCGCCACCCACGAGCCGGCGCTGGTGATCGACGTCGCCGGCTTCGAAGGTCCGCTCGACCTGTTGCTCTATCTCGCCCGCAACCAGAAGGTCGACCTGTCGCGCATTTCGGTGCTGGCGCTCGCCGAGCAATATCTGCTGTTCATCGAAAGCGCCCGGCGGATCCGCATCGAACTCGCCGCCGATTACCTCGTCATGGCAGCCTGGCTTGCCTATCTCAAGTCGAAGCTGCTCATTCCCCAGCAGATCAAGGATGACGGCCCTTCCGGCGAGGAGCTAGCGGCAACGCTTGCCTTCCGCCTGAAACGCCTCGAAGCCATGCGCCAGGCGGCAGACGGCCTCGTCAATCGCAACCGCCTTGGCCGCGATATCTTCGTGCGCGGCGCCCCCGAGCATATTCCCGACCGGCAGCAATCCGCTTATGCGGCGAGCCTCTACGATCTCTTGACCGCCTATGCGGCACTGCGCCAGCGCCATGCCGTCACCCAGGTGACGATCGAGCGGCGCACCGTCTGGTCGCTGACCGATGCCCGCGAACTGCTGACCAAGATGATCGGCGAGGTCGCTGACTGGACGGCGATGGAGCATTATCTGCTGCGGTATCTCGCAGCGCCCGAGGAACGCGTCACGGCAATCGCCAGCGCCTTTGCCGCTTCGTTGGAGCTGGTGCGCGAGGGCAAGCTCGAAATCCGCCAAGACGGCGCCTTTCAGCCGATATACATGCGCCGCGGTCCCAAACATGCCACGCTGCAGGTGGTCGAACAGGAGCAGCCGGCTTGA
- the xth gene encoding exodeoxyribonuclease III, producing MKIATWNINGVKARIDNLTQWLKDSDPDIVCLQEIKTVDEGFPRLEIEALGYHVETHGQKGFNGVAILSKSSPFEVNRGLPGDPLDEQARFLEAAFTLSDTRILRVCCLYLPNGNPVETEKYPYKLAWMERLRTFAAERLAYEDMLVLAGDYNVIPEPHDCFDPKVWENDALFLPQTREAFRKLENLGLTDAVRATTDATQFYSFWDYQAGAWPKNNGIRIDHLLLSPEAADRMTSAAIEKHVRAWEKPSDHVPVIAYFDFAG from the coding sequence ATGAAGATCGCGACTTGGAACATCAACGGCGTCAAGGCGCGTATCGACAATCTCACGCAATGGCTGAAGGATTCCGATCCAGATATCGTCTGCCTGCAGGAGATCAAGACGGTCGACGAAGGTTTCCCGCGGCTGGAGATCGAGGCGCTTGGCTATCACGTCGAGACGCACGGCCAGAAGGGCTTCAATGGCGTCGCGATCCTCTCCAAGAGCTCACCTTTCGAAGTGAACCGCGGCCTGCCCGGCGATCCGCTGGACGAACAGGCGCGTTTCCTCGAAGCGGCGTTCACCCTGTCCGACACGCGCATCCTGCGCGTCTGCTGCCTCTACCTGCCGAACGGTAATCCTGTCGAAACGGAGAAATATCCTTACAAGCTCGCCTGGATGGAGCGCCTGCGGACGTTCGCGGCCGAACGGCTAGCCTATGAAGATATGCTGGTTCTTGCCGGCGACTACAATGTCATCCCGGAACCGCACGACTGCTTCGATCCCAAGGTCTGGGAAAACGATGCACTGTTTCTGCCGCAGACGCGGGAGGCGTTCCGCAAGCTCGAAAATCTCGGGCTGACGGATGCGGTGCGCGCGACGACGGATGCGACGCAGTTCTATTCCTTCTGGGATTATCAGGCCGGCGCATGGCCGAAGAACAACGGCATCCGCATCGACCATCTGCTGCTGTCGCCGGAAGCTGCCGACCGGATGACATCGGCTGCGATCGAAAAACATGTGCGGGCCTGGGAAAAGCCGTCCGACCATGTGCCTGTGATCGCGTATTTCGATTTCGCGGGCTGA
- a CDS encoding deoxyguanosinetriphosphate triphosphohydrolase: MTIDTRALGFGSSERAVFAADPWTTRGRLYQEDGSPTRSDFQRDRDRIVHTTAFRRLKHKTQVFIAQDGDHYRTRLTHTIEVAQIARALARALKLDEDLAEGVALVHDFGHTPFGHTGEDALHEVLLPYGGFDHNAQSLRIVTKLERRYAEFDGINLTWESLEGLVKHNGPLLTPDGVGTRGPVPQPILDYCELHDLELATYASLEAQVAAIADDIAYNTHDIDDGLRSGYLTFDMLEEIPFLVGLMAEVRERYPHLEPSRFTHEIMRRQITRMVEDVIGVAQQRLSLLRPESAADIRAAGQVIATFSEGMAETDRQIKAMLFKRIYRNPDIMRIRAGAAQIVTDLFAAYMANPKEMQSHYWVDHIAGLSDAPKARHVGDYLAGMTDTYAISAHRRLFDHTPDLR; the protein is encoded by the coding sequence ATGACGATCGATACGCGTGCTTTGGGTTTCGGCAGCAGTGAGAGGGCGGTCTTTGCGGCCGACCCCTGGACGACGCGCGGGCGGCTCTATCAGGAGGACGGTAGCCCGACGCGCTCCGATTTCCAGCGCGACCGCGACCGTATCGTTCACACCACCGCCTTCCGCCGGCTGAAGCACAAAACCCAGGTCTTCATCGCCCAGGACGGCGATCACTACCGAACCCGGCTAACGCACACGATCGAGGTGGCGCAGATCGCTCGCGCGCTTGCCCGCGCCCTGAAGCTCGACGAGGATCTGGCCGAAGGCGTGGCGCTCGTGCACGATTTCGGCCATACGCCGTTCGGTCATACTGGCGAGGACGCGCTGCACGAAGTGCTGCTGCCCTATGGCGGCTTCGACCACAATGCCCAATCGCTGCGCATCGTGACCAAGCTGGAGAGGCGTTATGCCGAATTCGACGGCATCAACCTGACATGGGAAAGCCTCGAAGGTCTCGTCAAGCACAATGGCCCTCTTCTGACGCCGGATGGAGTAGGCACCCGCGGTCCCGTGCCGCAGCCGATCCTCGATTATTGCGAGCTGCACGATCTCGAGCTTGCAACCTATGCCAGCCTTGAGGCGCAGGTCGCGGCGATCGCCGACGACATCGCCTACAATACCCACGATATCGACGACGGCCTGCGCTCCGGCTACCTGACTTTCGATATGCTGGAGGAAATCCCGTTTCTTGTCGGGCTGATGGCCGAGGTGCGGGAGCGATATCCGCATCTGGAGCCGAGCCGCTTCACCCATGAAATCATGCGCCGCCAGATTACCCGCATGGTCGAAGACGTGATCGGCGTCGCGCAACAGCGCCTGTCGCTGCTGCGGCCTGAGAGCGCAGCCGACATCCGCGCTGCCGGCCAGGTTATCGCCACCTTTTCCGAGGGGATGGCTGAGACCGACAGGCAGATCAAGGCGATGCTCTTCAAACGCATCTACCGCAATCCCGATATCATGCGCATCCGCGCCGGTGCCGCCCAGATCGTCACCGATCTCTTTGCCGCCTACATGGCCAATCCCAAGGAGATGCAGAGTCATTACTGGGTAGATCATATCGCCGGCCTGTCCGATGCGCCGAAGGCCCGCCATGTCGGCGATTATCTCGCCGGCATGACCGATACCTATGCGATCAGCGCCCATAGGCGGTTGTTTGACCACACTCCGGATTTGCGATAG